GCGTGGACCGGCGGACCATCCTCGCCGACCTCGACACGATCGGGTACTGCGGCCTGCCTGGCCTCGGCGGGGGAGACCTGTTCGACATCGACGTCGTGGACGACCGGGTGGTGGTCCGCGTCGCGTGGGTCGAGGAACCGCTGCGGCTCACCGCCCGCGAAGCGCTCCGCCTGGTGCTGGCTGGAGAGGCGGTCGTGGCCGCTCTCGGCGAGGACCTGCCGGCGCTGCGCTCCGCGCTGGACCAGGTGCGCGCCGCGGCCGGGATCCCGGAGGGGGTCCGGGTCCAGCTCGCCGAGGACGGCACCCACTGGCTCCCGCCGCTTCGGACGGCGATCGCCGACCACCGGCGCGTGCGGCTGCACTACCGCAGCCGAGGCGAGGCCGCCCCCAGTCCCCGTCAGGTCGACCCCTGGGCCCTGCAGGTGTCCGACGGGTCGTGGTACGTGCACGGGCTCGACCACCGCTCCGGCGAGCGACGCAGCTTCCGCCTCGACCGCATCGCCGGCCTCGACGTGCTGGACACCCCGGCCACGCCACGCCCTGCCGACCTCGACCTCGCCCCGCCGCGGTACGAACCGGGACCTGGCGACGTCTCGGTTGAACTGGTCCTCGCCCCTGACGTGCGCTGGGTCGCCGAGAGTGTGCGCCCCGACATCGTCGAGGAACTCGCAGACGGCGGCCGGCGGATCGTGTTGCACACCGACGCGCTGCGGTGGATCCAGCGGATCGTGCTGAGCGCAGGACCGGGCGTGACCGTGCTGCGGCCCCGCGAACTCCGCGACGCCGTCCGCCAAGCCGCCTCCGCCGCGCTCGAGCGCTACACGCAACCGGAAGGAGGCCTCAAGCCGGCCCCGCCGGAAGCCGACCCTCTGGGCAAGGCCAACACGGGAGGGGAGCGCGATGACCACGATCCGGGCGACGTGCCACCAATGCGGTGAGATCGATCTCACCCCAGCCGACATCCGTCTGACGGTCGTGCGCGGCGCCGACTCCCCGGTCGGCCCCGACAGCCACTACACCTTCACGTGCCCGGTCTGCCGGTCCGTGGTCGACAAGCCGGCCGACGAGCGCGTCACGCGCCTGCTCACCACCGGTGGTGTCACGGTCAACGTGATCGAGGCAACACCGGTGCTGCTCGCGCACCCCGAGGACCCGCCCGGTGGCGCGCCGTTCGGCCACGACGACGTGTTGGATCTGCACCTGCTGCTGGGCCTCGACGACTGGTTCGAGCGCCTCCTCGGCGCCTGCACGCCCGGCAGGGCCTAGACTCCAAGCTCCCGCCGATGGGTCACCGTGCTGGTTGCTGCCGCCGCGACCGTCGTCGTGGCGCTGGCCGTCCTCGCCACCGTCACGTGGCTGCTGGTCCGACGCGTCAAGGGCTTGGCGGCCACGCTGAGGCAGCAGCGAGCAGCGCTCGAGCCGGGGATGATCCTGGTCGGCCGTGAGGCACAGGCCGCACACTCGGCGCTCACGCAGCCGCGCGCCTGGCCACCGCCGGCCGACGGACACGTCGCCCCGACCAGCCGCCCCCCGTACGGACCGCCGACGCCAGGTTCGCGCTGACCCACACGTCTCGCCTGACCCCAGGGCGTACACTTTCCGCGGGCGCCGTCGCCCACACCGTCGGCATCCCCGCGTCCAGGTCAGGGTCAACCATGAACCCCGGTGCGCCAGAGCTCATCATCATCCTCGTGATCATCTTGGTCCTGTTCGGGGCGAAGAGGCTCCCCGACCTGGCCGGCTCCGTTGGCAAGAGCATCAAGGAGTTCCGCAAGGCCTCCGAGGAGCCTGAGGTCGAGGACTCCAACGCCACGGAGCGCGACGCGCCGACCGCGTGACCACCACTGACTCCGCCGCCACGAACGAGGTTCGCCCGGCCGAGATGACGCTCGGCGAGCACCTGGCCGAGCTGCGGACGCGGCTGCTACGTGTGGTGATCGCCCTGGCTGCCGGGGCGGTGGTCGGCTGGTTCGTCTACGAGCCCGTCCTGGCGTTCGTCAAGCAGCCCTACTGCAACCTGCCCGGCGCCTACCGCGACGTCCAAGGCGACTGCTCGCTGGTCTTCCTCCGGGTCCTGGAACCGTTCGGGGTCCGGGTCAAGATCGCGCTGATCGTGGGCCTGTTCCTCACCGCGCCGGTGCTGTTCCACCAGGTGTGGCGG
The sequence above is a segment of the Actinomycetota bacterium genome. Coding sequences within it:
- the tatA gene encoding twin-arginine translocase TatA/TatE family subunit, with translation MNPGAPELIIILVIILVLFGAKRLPDLAGSVGKSIKEFRKASEEPEVEDSNATERDAPTA
- a CDS encoding WYL domain-containing protein → MTAADDAARMLTLVPWFLERPAATVDEAAQAFGVDRRTILADLDTIGYCGLPGLGGGDLFDIDVVDDRVVVRVAWVEEPLRLTAREALRLVLAGEAVVAALGEDLPALRSALDQVRAAAGIPEGVRVQLAEDGTHWLPPLRTAIADHRRVRLHYRSRGEAAPSPRQVDPWALQVSDGSWYVHGLDHRSGERRSFRLDRIAGLDVLDTPATPRPADLDLAPPRYEPGPGDVSVELVLAPDVRWVAESVRPDIVEELADGGRRIVLHTDALRWIQRIVLSAGPGVTVLRPRELRDAVRQAASAALERYTQPEGGLKPAPPEADPLGKANTGGERDDHDPGDVPPMR